A window of the Coturnix japonica isolate 7356 chromosome 12, Coturnix japonica 2.1, whole genome shotgun sequence genome harbors these coding sequences:
- the TSEN2 gene encoding LOW QUALITY PROTEIN: tRNA-splicing endonuclease subunit Sen2 (The sequence of the model RefSeq protein was modified relative to this genomic sequence to represent the inferred CDS: substituted 2 bases at 2 genomic stop codons), which produces MRGYSGPKRQTGTSCTATRGRQHSTCAASWSRSDAVLVLLRVRVRVFGATGGAGPGWVTGRRCRREMAEAAFHPPRRKRRVFECYQAPFPVGADGGDFRMCRADLVNNNVVVRSPEDMDQLYNKGYFGKGILSRSRPVYSISDPSLVSKWQGANLKMPIITSKKYQQRVQWAKSALQEQGFDSSSVTKILDNYTRPLELPLLEKGGAEQTGDSCDTMGPNTENTELSRQSSTDTGNIVTSSSEHQKEFCQKPYAEGDPASDAVLALGSKEQEPADMEETAQVSCQKHGSHVHCGCKDKGGTEQESCNMAKLRERAPEYVLVQEEEESSLCPEEGSADEEGSAHEQENFVKKEKLVCRKNPFRIFEYLQLSLEEAFFLVYALGCLTVYYGEEPLTILKLWXIFSKIXPSFKTTYMAYHYFRSKGWVPKVGLKYGTDLLLYRKGPPFYHASYSVIAELVDDNFEGSLRRPLSWMSLSGLNRTTVNASKELMLCYLIKPSDMTEEEMATPECLKRIKVQELIVTRWVSSRERSEQDDL; this is translated from the exons ATGCGAGGATACAGCGGCCCCAAGCGACAGACCGGCACCAGCTGCACGGCAACACGCGGCCGCCAGCACAGCACATGCGCGGCCTCATGGAGCCGGAGTGACgcggtgctggtgctgctgcgGGTTCGGGTGCGTGTGTTCGGAGCGACGGGCGGTGCTGGGCCGGGCTGGGTTACCGG GAGGCGTTGCCGTAGGGAGATGGCCGAAGCAGCTTTCCATCCACcgaggaggaaaagaagggtgTTTGAGTGCTACCAGGCGCCCTTCCCTGTGGGTGCCGACGGGGGGGATTTCAGGATGTGCCGGGCTGACTTGGTTAATAACAACGTCGTGGTGAGGAGCCCCGAGGACATGGATCAGCTGTACAATAAG gGCTATTTTGGAAAAGGCATTCTTTCAAGAAGTCGGCCAGTGTACAGCATTTCCGATCCTTCGCTGGTTTCCAAGTGGCAAG GTGCCAACCTAAAAATGCCTATAATCACATCAAAAAA GTACCAGCAGCGTGTTCAGTGGGCCAAAAGCGCTTTGCAAGAGCAAGGATTTGACAGCAGCTCCGTGACCAAAATTCTTGATAACTACACTAGGCCTCTTGAGCTTCCGTTATTGGAAAAGGGTGGAGCTGAGCAAACTGGTGATAGCTGTGACACAATGGGcccaaacacagaaaatacagaactttCCAGGCAGTCTTCTACAGATACTGGAAACATCGTGACTTCAAGTTCTGAGCATCAGAAGGAATTCTGCCAGAAACCCTATGCAGAAGGAGATCCAGCTTCTGATGCTGTGCTTGCTCTTGGCTCTAAAGAACAGGAGCCTGCTGACATGGAAGAGACAGCCCAAGTGTCCTGCCAGAAGCATGGTTCTCATGTGCATTGTGGCTGCAAGGATAAGGGGGGCACTGAGCAAGAATCATGCAACATGGCCAAGTTAAGGGAACGTGCCCCAGAGTATGTGCTTGtgcaagaggaagaagaaagtagCTTATGCCCTGAAGAGGGCTCTGCTGATGAAGAGGGCTCTGCTCATGAGCAAGAAAAT TTTgtcaagaaggaaaaactggTCTGCAGAAAAAATCCATTTAGGATTTTTGAATATTTACAACTCAGCTTGGAAGAG gcttttttcttgGTGTACGCTTTGGGATGTTTAACTGTTTATTATGGTGAG GAGCCCTTGACTATTTTGAAGCTATGGTAAATTTTCAGCAAAATTTAGCCTAGTTTTAAAACTACTTACATGGCATATCATTACTTCCGCAGCAAGGGCTGGGTCCCCAAGGTTGGACTGAAGTATGGAACTGATCTCT TGCTGTATCGAAAGGGCCCTCCCTTCTATCACGCAAG ttacTCTGTCATTGCTGAATTAGTTGATGACAATTTTGAAGGTTCTCTTCGCAGACCACTGAGCTGGATGTCCTTGTCTGGTTTGAACAGAACAACTGTTAATGCTTCTAAG GAGCTTATGTTATGCTATTTGATTAAACCATCTGATATGACTGAAGAAGAGATGGCCACACCAGAATGTTTGAAAAGAATTAAGGTTCAG gaaCTGATTGTAACTCGTTGGGTGTCTTCCCGTGAGCGCAGTGAGCAAGATGATCTTTAG